A single genomic interval of Armigeres subalbatus isolate Guangzhou_Male chromosome 1, GZ_Asu_2, whole genome shotgun sequence harbors:
- the LOC134223573 gene encoding delta-1-pyrroline-5-carboxylate dehydrogenase, mitochondrial, which yields MFAVCKNGGLLVSTVQRYGVRCIGSVVPDAKIPEYPLVNEPVLGYKKGSKERKELEAALKKTASTVEDVPIVIGGEEFRTNNVRHQVMPHNHSQKIAQFYWADKKLVEKAIKTATETQVKWDRTPISERIKIWQKAADLMAGPYRAELNAATMLGQAKTVIQAEIDSAAELIDFIRMNTVYLKEASKYQPISENSKVTKNSIRFRGIDGFIAAVSPFNFTAIGGNLAYTPALMGNGVLWKPSDTALLSNYIIFKIMREAGVPPGVVNFIPTDGPVFGDTITASPHLAGINFTGSVPTFNRLWRQVGENINIYNNFPRLIGECGGKNYHFVHPSADVQSVVNGTIRSSFEFCGQKCSACSRMYVPESLWPKVKEGLIKVRDTLKIGDVTDFSTFTSAVIDDKAYSRIKSYIDHAKSSKNLQIVAGGKCDDSKGYFIEPTIVQSTDPTDKIMVEEIFGPVLSIYVYKDKELDQTMKLVGNSTRFALTGAVFSKDEAFLKRALEEFKLTAGNFYLNDKSTGSVVGQQPFGGGRMSGTNDKAGGPHYVLRWSTPQSIKETFVPLNEVDYQYMRE from the exons GTACGGCGTCCGCTGCATAGGCTCGGTGGTGCCCGATGCCAAAATCCCGGAATACCCCCTCGTAAACGAACCCGTACTAGGCTACAAGAAAGGATCCAAAGAGCGCAAAGAGCTCGAAGCTGCCCTCAAGAAAACCGCCTCCACCGTCGAAGATGTCCCGATCGTCATCGGCGGCGAAGAGTTTCGCACCAACAACGTGCGGCACCAGGTTATGCCGCACAACCACAGCCAGAAGATTGCCCAGTTCTACTGGGCCGACAAGAAGCTCGTGGAGAAAGCCATCAAGACTGCCACCGAGACGCAGGTCAAGTGGGACCGCACACCCATCAGCGAGCGAATCAAGATCTGGCAGAAGGCTGCCGACCTTATGGCTGGTCCGTACCGGGCAGAACTGAACGCCGCCACCATGCTCGGACAGGCCAAGACTGTGATCCAGGCGGAAATAGACTCCGCCGCAGAGTTGATAGATTTTATTAG AATGAATACCGTCTATCTGAAGGAAGCCAGCAAATACCAGCCCATTAGTGAAAACAGCAAAGTGACAAAGAACTCGATCAGATTCCGTGGAATCGACGGATTCATTGCTGCCGTCAGCCCGTTCAACTTTACCGCCATCGGCGGTAATCTAGCTTACACTCCAGCTTTGATG GGCAACGGAGTTCTGTGGAAGCCATCGGACACGGCTCTCCTCTCGAACTACATCATCTTCAAGATCATGCGCGAAGCCGGCGTACCACCCGGTGTGGTCAACTTCATTCCAACCGATGGTCCCGTCTTTGGTGACACAATCACCGCGTCGCCCCACCTGGCGGGTATCAATTTCACCGGTTCAGTTCC CACCTTCAACCGGCTATGGCGTCAGGTTGGAGAGAACATCAACATCTACAACAACTTCCCCCGGTTGATTGGCGAGTGCGGTGGCAAGAACTACCACTTTGTGCATCCTTCCGCCGATGTGCAGTCGGTTGTGAACGGCACAATTCGATCTTCGTTCGAGTTCTGCGGACAAAAATGCTCAGCCTGCTCGCGCATGTACGTTCCCGAATCGCTGTGGCCCAAGGTCAAGGAAGGTTTGATAAAGGTACGCGATACCCTGAAGATTGGAGACGTAACGGACTTCTCCACCTTCACGTCGGCGGTGATCGACGATAAGGCATACAGCCGTATTAAGTCGTACATCGACCACGCCAAGAGTTCGAAAAACCTGCAGATCGTTGCCGGTGGTAAGTGTGACGACAGCAAGGGATACTTCATCGAACCGACGATCGTGCAGTCGACCGACCCGACGGACAAAATTATGGTTGAGGAAATTTTCGGCCCGGTGCTGAGCATCTACGTATACAAGGACAAAGAGCTGGATCAAACCATGAAACTGGTTGGCAACTCGACGAGGTTCGCCTTGACCGGAGCGGTGTTCTCCAAGGATGA GGCATTCCTGAAGCGGGCTTTGGAAGAATTCAAACTGACTGCCGGTAACTTCTATCTCAATGATAAATCAACTGGATCGGTGGTTGGACAGCAGCCGTTTGGCGGCGGTCGAATGTCAG GAACCAACGACAAGGCCGGCGGTCCCCACTACGTCCTCCGGTGGTCAACGCCTCAATCCATCAAGGAAACCTTCGTCCCATTGAACGAAGTCGACTATCAGTATATGCGCGAGTAA